A genomic window from Gemmatimonas sp. includes:
- a CDS encoding BLUF domain-containing protein — MAANQTSEHNTGNAYGRDQRAATPLMTLTYRSRATSPLSETQLGDLQHNAAARNRAEGITGMMVYNDDRFFQWLEGPPASIARIWSSISRDPRHADIEAISVHTAPTRLFANWSLKLATGQADPFVSEVTAAAVSSSNAAAERLAALAIATEPTEARLLLNAAYAEFCSIPVLIELLIEPAARCLGDLWADDNCGEYEVTLGLCRLQTFLREVAADSVQQHIEHPLVVLVAPLPGEIHMLGATLDAEALWQAGHDTRIRFPSTEQALEHIVATNWFDAVDLSLSPAFSREHRIDRMSHIIDSVRRASKNPALVVIAGGRAFYDRTASSADVHSDGSSTSAAHLSADIARARGEHV; from the coding sequence ATGGCGGCGAATCAGACCTCAGAACACAACACGGGCAATGCGTACGGCCGCGATCAGCGAGCGGCCACGCCGTTGATGACGCTCACCTACCGCAGTCGCGCGACATCACCGCTTTCCGAAACGCAGCTCGGCGACTTGCAGCACAATGCCGCGGCGCGTAATCGCGCCGAAGGGATCACCGGCATGATGGTCTACAACGATGACCGCTTCTTTCAGTGGCTCGAGGGGCCGCCGGCGAGCATCGCCCGCATCTGGTCGTCCATCAGCCGCGACCCGCGACACGCCGACATCGAAGCGATCTCGGTGCACACCGCCCCCACGCGGTTGTTCGCGAACTGGAGCCTGAAGCTCGCCACCGGTCAGGCGGATCCCTTCGTCAGCGAAGTCACCGCCGCCGCCGTGTCGTCCAGCAACGCGGCAGCCGAGCGATTGGCCGCCCTCGCGATTGCGACCGAACCAACGGAAGCCCGCCTGCTGCTGAACGCCGCCTACGCCGAGTTTTGCTCGATACCGGTGCTCATTGAGCTGCTCATCGAACCCGCCGCGCGCTGCCTCGGCGATTTATGGGCCGACGACAACTGCGGAGAATACGAAGTCACGCTCGGACTGTGCCGCCTGCAGACGTTCCTGCGCGAAGTCGCCGCCGACAGCGTACAGCAACACATCGAGCATCCGCTGGTGGTGCTCGTCGCCCCGTTGCCCGGGGAGATCCATATGCTCGGCGCCACGCTCGACGCTGAAGCGCTCTGGCAGGCCGGCCACGACACCCGTATCCGCTTTCCGTCCACGGAGCAGGCCCTCGAGCACATCGTGGCGACGAATTGGTTCGACGCCGTCGATCTGTCGCTCAGCCCTGCGTTCAGCCGCGAGCATCGCATCGACCGCATGAGTCACATCATCGACTCGGTACGCCGGGCCTCGAAGAACCCGGCGCTCGTGGTGATCGCCGGTGGACGCGCATTCTACGATCGCACCGCGTCGAGCGCCGATGTGCACTCCGATGGCAGCTCGACGTCGGCGGCGCATTTGTCCGCCGACATCGCCCGCGCCCGCGGCGAACACGTCTAG
- a CDS encoding FAD-dependent oxidoreductase, whose protein sequence is MDSAGSATAHRRLRRGRSLWADSSGTAVRHTLIDPGVVREIIDDVVVVGTGISGALVAHALINAGRAVTMVDRRPPMMGSTLASTALLQFEIDLPLHRLARTIGWSAASRAYRRSVRAVRDLGGLVHRARIRCAFGARDSLYLAGDAYGARALAAEVEAREKAGVPGAFLSAATLRARYGISRTGAIVSPGSATADPAQLTAALLRRIVARGGRILSGVNVTGVDSGAHGVELATSNGPRVYANQVVFCTGYEVPTLVPRRDHRIHSTWAVASAPNAAFPSWLAHTVVWEASDPYLYLRTTADGRLIAGGRDEDAASAYTVARRLAAKTRAIQRDVHALMPDTRFRVSHAWGGAFGESTTALPLIDRLPGTRHTWVVAGFGGNGITYSMIASQVIAAALQGVADPDAALYRLR, encoded by the coding sequence GTGGATAGCGCGGGTTCGGCCACCGCCCACCGTCGCCTCCGACGCGGGCGCTCGCTCTGGGCCGATTCGTCGGGCACCGCCGTGCGGCATACGCTGATCGATCCCGGTGTCGTTCGGGAGATCATCGACGATGTCGTGGTGGTCGGTACCGGCATCAGCGGCGCGCTGGTGGCGCACGCGTTGATCAACGCGGGACGTGCCGTCACGATGGTGGATCGACGACCGCCAATGATGGGCAGCACGCTGGCCTCGACCGCGTTGCTGCAGTTCGAGATCGACTTGCCGCTCCATCGTTTGGCACGCACCATCGGGTGGTCTGCCGCGTCGCGCGCGTATCGCCGTTCGGTGCGCGCCGTGCGAGACCTGGGCGGCCTCGTGCATCGGGCGCGAATTCGCTGCGCGTTCGGTGCGCGCGACAGTCTGTACCTGGCTGGCGATGCCTACGGTGCGCGGGCACTTGCCGCCGAGGTCGAGGCGCGGGAGAAGGCGGGCGTGCCGGGCGCGTTTCTCTCTGCCGCCACGCTGCGGGCGCGCTATGGCATCTCGCGTACCGGTGCCATTGTGAGTCCGGGTTCGGCGACCGCCGATCCCGCGCAGCTCACCGCCGCACTGCTCCGACGCATCGTGGCGCGGGGCGGGCGCATCCTGTCCGGCGTGAACGTGACCGGTGTGGACAGCGGCGCGCACGGCGTCGAACTGGCCACGTCGAACGGACCGCGCGTGTACGCCAATCAAGTCGTGTTCTGCACGGGCTACGAGGTCCCCACACTGGTACCCAGGCGAGATCATCGCATCCACTCCACGTGGGCGGTGGCGAGTGCGCCGAACGCCGCATTCCCGTCGTGGCTCGCCCACACGGTGGTGTGGGAAGCATCAGATCCGTATCTGTACCTGCGCACGACCGCCGACGGCAGACTGATCGCCGGGGGTCGTGACGAGGACGCTGCGAGCGCCTACACCGTCGCGCGTCGATTGGCGGCGAAAACACGCGCGATACAACGCGACGTGCACGCGCTGATGCCAGACACCCGATTCCGCGTGAGTCACGCGTGGGGTGGGGCGTTCGGTGAATCTACGACGGCGTTGCCGCTGATCGACCGACTGCCCGGCACGCGACACACATGGGTGGTGGCGGGATTCGGTGGCAACGGGATCACCTACAGCATGATCGCGTCTCAAGTGATCGCAGCCGCCTTGCAGGGGGTCGCTGATCCCGATGCGGCGCTGTACCGTCTGCGCTGA